Genomic DNA from Paenibacillus sp. KS-LC4:
GCCGCTTGAGCCGCTCTTGAATACGCATTAGAATGTCCAAGCGAGCCTCCTGCTGCTGCTCCCGCAAGCATAATGAAATATGCTCGTCGACAAATGCGCGGTCTTCCAAGCAGAGACTGCTAGCTACGAAGCTCGTATCCGACTTATACAGCTCAATAAGCGTCATATCCGGCTGTTCGCCAAGCACCTCTCCGCCCAAAATAAGATCGGCTTCCCTCCTATGCTCTTCACTCGCTGCCAGCTCCTCGATTGGAAACACCCCAATTTCGATTCGAATACCCATCTTCTCGCAGGCCTGCCGGATCCACTCCACACTTTGCTCGTTGCTGGGCATTTCATACGTATACAGCTTAAGCGTCTCGCCAGCGTAATCCGATTCGCTAACCAACTGCAGAGCATAAGTGAAATCATAGCTGGAGCCATAATCAGTAGCTATCCCCTCTTCCAAAAACCCCGTTGACGCCTGCTCGCGAATGCCGCCCAGATCGGCAATCATCTGCTGACGATTCAAGCCGTAATGGATCGCTTGGCGCAGCTGTAGCGACTGCAGCGCTCCTTTTTTCGCGAGATTGAAGGCTAAATAAGTGCTTCCCTGCTCCAACTGCTCTACTTGCTCCAGCTCAAGCTGCTCCTGCTTCCCATTCGCTTGCTGCTTAAGCTGCGCTTCAAAATAAGCAAGCTGCGAATCCTGCACAGCAACGGACCATTCCCCACTTGATTCATAATTTGGCCAAACCCACATTTCAATGCGGTCCAGATGGGGACAGCCTTCGAAATAGAGCTCGTTAGACTCGGCAATCAGCATCGATTCATCATTGCGGGTCAAGCGGAAGGGCCCTGTTCCAATTGGCAGCCTGGCAAAATCATTGGCTCCTCCCACCTCACCCGTATGCTCTGGCACAATGCTGAAGCGCTCCGTACATAAGCCATGAATAAACAAAACATTCGGCTGCTTCAGCGTAATCGTGAGACTGTATGCCCCGGTTATGTCGATTGCATCTATCATGGAAATCAGCCAATTGGCAGGAGAGCTTGCCATCAGTCTCCTAAAGGTAAAAGCGACATCACGCGCTGTCATTCGCTTCCCATGGTGAAAGCGTACACCCTTACGCAGAAAAAAGGACCACTGCCTATGCTCCGAATCGCTCTCCCAATAGTGGGCCAGCTGCGGCTGAAACGTCCCCTTTGAATATTTCACCAGCGTATTGAATATTTGCTCCACCCAATGCGATTCCGTGCGCCGCGACACATAGGCAGGATCAAGCCGCAGAACAGGCCGATAAAAGGGAAAACGCAGCACGTCCTTCTCCTCCGTATCCTGCCGCAAGCCAAACTGCCTGGTGAGCCATGCCATGAAATCGGCTTTAGCCGTTTGGTCGGAAAGCTGCTCCATCAGCTTCCACGCCTCATTGATTTTCTCCTTTTTAACCAGCTCCTGCGCTTTGGCAAACGCCAGCTCCCTATAGGATTTTAGAAAAGCCAGCTGCGACAGATTTCCCCGCCCGCGCCCCGGAATCCACTCTACAAGCGCAAGCTCTGTCATTTTGTGCAAAAGCATTTGCGTGTTGCGGCGAGTGCATGACAGCAGCTCGCTCAATTCCTCCATCGATACGGCAATTCGATGCCGCTTCGGCACAGCAATATAATGCTTCCTTAATTGGCCGTAATAGTCGTGGACGTCCATGCGGGCTCCTTTGCGAATCAGCAATTGGTAAAAGGCGAAAAACAAAATCAGAACCTTTCGCTTTTCCTTCGTCTTTTTCGAAAGTATACTTTGATCCATAAATACGGTCAAGAGGAGCAGCCGCGAATGATGATACAAACCAATTTACTTCCCCTATCCGAGCAGCAATCACATAAGACGATATGGGGTCATCGGAATTTCCTTATTCTCTTCTTCACTAGCGGCATTATTGCCTTCGGCAACAAAATCTACGAGCTGGCGCTGCCGCTCATTTTATACGATTTGACCCAATCGGCCGTCGCTATGTCTACGATGAGAGGCATCGAGTTTCTGCCGAATTTACTGCTGGCCGTATTCATTGGCGTATTCGTGGATCGGGTGCATAAAAAGCGCTGGTCGCTTGCATCGATTTTGCTGCAAATGCTCATTCTGCTTGGCTTGTATGCCGCACTTGCTTATGGCGAGCCCTCGCTGTACGTGCTGTACATAGGCGGATTTCTGCTCATGACCTGCGGCTATGCCTTCTCCAATGCGAGGGTAGCGATCGTGAAGCAAGCGATCCCTAACGAGTTGCTCACCTCCGCCAACGTCTCGCTTAATTTTATTACGATGCTGATCGGCATTATTGGGCCGGCGCTGACGGGGCTTATACTCATGCTGCCGCGGCTTTATGACAGCTTATTTGTGACGGCGGCAGCGTTCGGCTTCGCTTTCATCCTGCTGTTATTTCTTAAATCCAATGAACAGCCGCGGGGTCAAGGGCATGCAAGCTTTTGGAAGGAGCTGCTGGAGGGCTGGCGCGAGCTGCGCCGCAACCGCTTATTGTGGCTCATTTCGCTCACGGTCATTTTCCTTAATTGCGCCTCGGGCATGGTTGATACAACGGTCATTTTTTATGCCAAGGATGCCCTGCTGCTGAGCAATTTCGAGCTGGGGCTCGTATGGTCGGCGGCCGGGATTGGCGGTCTCCTTGGCAGCTTCATTATTAGCTGGCTGCGCCGCAGGCTCACGGTCGGAACATTAATCACGCTAACGACTCTCGGCTTAGCCTTGACCTATATGATGATGTTCCTATCCCAGTCTGCCATCATGCTGGGCTCGTCGCTTTTTCTAAATGGCTGGTTCGAGACCATTAGCGTCGTCTGCATCTGGACCTTCCGCCAGGAAACGACGCCTCAGCATTTAATCGGGAGAATTAGCGGCATTACCGGCTCGTTGTTCAA
This window encodes:
- a CDS encoding MFS transporter — translated: MMIQTNLLPLSEQQSHKTIWGHRNFLILFFTSGIIAFGNKIYELALPLILYDLTQSAVAMSTMRGIEFLPNLLLAVFIGVFVDRVHKKRWSLASILLQMLILLGLYAALAYGEPSLYVLYIGGFLLMTCGYAFSNARVAIVKQAIPNELLTSANVSLNFITMLIGIIGPALTGLILMLPRLYDSLFVTAAAFGFAFILLLFLKSNEQPRGQGHASFWKELLEGWRELRRNRLLWLISLTVIFLNCASGMVDTTVIFYAKDALLLSNFELGLVWSAAGIGGLLGSFIISWLRRRLTVGTLITLTTLGLALTYMMMFLSQSAIMLGSSLFLNGWFETISVVCIWTFRQETTPQHLIGRISGITGSLFKLGMPFAVAAAGWISVFTAPGVVFLVAMLINLILFFCCRFSPLWEKQPGTL
- a CDS encoding ABC transporter substrate-binding protein, whose amino-acid sequence is MYHHSRLLLLTVFMDQSILSKKTKEKRKVLILFFAFYQLLIRKGARMDVHDYYGQLRKHYIAVPKRHRIAVSMEELSELLSCTRRNTQMLLHKMTELALVEWIPGRGRGNLSQLAFLKSYRELAFAKAQELVKKEKINEAWKLMEQLSDQTAKADFMAWLTRQFGLRQDTEEKDVLRFPFYRPVLRLDPAYVSRRTESHWVEQIFNTLVKYSKGTFQPQLAHYWESDSEHRQWSFFLRKGVRFHHGKRMTARDVAFTFRRLMASSPANWLISMIDAIDITGAYSLTITLKQPNVLFIHGLCTERFSIVPEHTGEVGGANDFARLPIGTGPFRLTRNDESMLIAESNELYFEGCPHLDRIEMWVWPNYESSGEWSVAVQDSQLAYFEAQLKQQANGKQEQLELEQVEQLEQGSTYLAFNLAKKGALQSLQLRQAIHYGLNRQQMIADLGGIREQASTGFLEEGIATDYGSSYDFTYALQLVSESDYAGETLKLYTYEMPSNEQSVEWIRQACEKMGIRIEIGVFPIEELAASEEHRREADLILGGEVLGEQPDMTLIELYKSDTSFVASSLCLEDRAFVDEHISLCLREQQQEARLDILMRIQERLKRQFSLLFLHHSRQLVGHHQSLQGIALNAWGKINYKDVWVRRSR